Proteins encoded by one window of Xanthomonas sp. DAR 80977:
- a CDS encoding alpha/beta fold hydrolase codes for MSSQRAPLGKPAVRLLGDDDALAYLRLGAGAPVVLVHGALCDYRYWAPQLRGLCERFDVAALSLGQYYPQLQSSLRHPFGWRWHARQVAAFLADYGRPVHLVGHSRGAAVAWQVALQKPAAVASLSLFDPGGPQPQGLPEEVVAIRAQAIALLQDGQVEAGLECFVDSVSQPGAWARSSASFRQMVRDNAQTLVPQIGDALPAYRREQAAALALPVLLVSGELSPAQYRDNAAALAEWLPDARHHVLAGASHGMTFTHARRCNALLAEFVAPELG; via the coding sequence GTGAGCAGCCAGCGCGCGCCACTCGGCAAGCCTGCCGTGCGCCTGCTCGGCGACGACGATGCGCTGGCCTACCTGCGGCTCGGCGCGGGCGCGCCGGTGGTGCTGGTGCATGGCGCCCTGTGCGACTACCGCTACTGGGCGCCGCAACTGCGCGGCCTGTGCGAGCGCTTCGATGTCGCCGCGCTGAGCCTGGGCCAGTACTACCCCCAGTTGCAGTCCTCGCTGCGGCATCCCTTCGGCTGGCGCTGGCATGCGCGGCAGGTCGCCGCGTTCCTCGCCGACTATGGCCGGCCGGTGCATCTGGTCGGTCACTCGCGCGGCGCCGCGGTGGCCTGGCAGGTGGCGTTGCAGAAGCCGGCCGCAGTTGCCAGCCTGAGCCTGTTCGATCCCGGCGGGCCGCAGCCGCAGGGCCTGCCTGAAGAGGTGGTGGCGATCCGTGCGCAGGCGATCGCGCTGCTTCAGGACGGACAGGTCGAGGCCGGCCTGGAATGCTTCGTCGATTCGGTCAGTCAGCCCGGCGCCTGGGCGCGCAGCAGCGCGTCGTTCCGGCAGATGGTGCGCGACAACGCGCAGACGCTGGTGCCGCAGATCGGCGATGCGCTGCCGGCCTACCGCCGCGAGCAGGCCGCTGCGCTGGCGCTGCCGGTGCTGCTGGTCAGCGGCGAACTGAGCCCGGCGCAGTACCGCGACAACGCCGCGGCGCTCGCCGAGTGGTTGCCCGATGCGCGCCACCACGTCCTCGCCGGCGCGTCGCACGGCATGACCTTCACCCATGCGCGGCGCTGCAATGCCTTGCTGGCTGAGTTCGTGGCGCCAGAACTAGGTTGA
- a CDS encoding WYL domain-containing protein, whose amino-acid sequence MSIANDNSQDVSGRKEKWGQARRLEFIDSRLLWDGHVNRSDLTDFFHISPPQATLDLAEYVKRAPGNVYYDPRQKSYLASPSFKAVLADSSSSRYLAELYALRTSILGPDLSFLGALPAAEVVRSPARAVNSTLLRDTLHAIRERRFLLITYQTMARSEPDQRQVSPVALGYDGFRWHIRAFCHVRNEYRDFVFARVLSAALAGSTQVSIDNDIEWKRMIDITIAPNPDLSEGAKRVIELDYGMIDGKLTIACRQAMGYYLLTRLGLRDDDFRTGKVQQVILVNRFELAKYLPGLIRA is encoded by the coding sequence ATGTCCATTGCAAATGATAATTCACAAGATGTTTCAGGGAGAAAGGAGAAGTGGGGACAAGCTCGGCGCCTTGAATTCATTGACTCTCGTCTCTTATGGGACGGGCATGTGAACCGATCTGATTTGACGGATTTTTTCCACATTTCTCCTCCTCAGGCGACATTAGACCTGGCTGAGTATGTCAAAAGGGCGCCAGGAAATGTGTACTACGATCCGAGACAGAAATCCTACTTGGCTTCGCCCTCATTTAAGGCAGTGCTGGCCGATTCTTCCAGTTCCCGTTATCTTGCCGAATTATATGCGTTACGCACTAGTATATTAGGGCCTGATCTAAGTTTCTTAGGAGCATTGCCGGCAGCTGAGGTTGTTCGCTCTCCTGCGCGTGCCGTAAATTCTACGCTTCTCAGGGATACATTGCATGCCATCCGAGAGCGCAGATTTCTTTTAATAACATATCAAACCATGGCTAGGTCAGAGCCCGATCAGCGGCAGGTTAGCCCTGTGGCTTTGGGCTACGATGGATTTCGGTGGCACATTCGCGCGTTTTGTCATGTGCGCAACGAATATCGAGACTTCGTATTCGCGAGAGTGTTAAGTGCTGCTCTGGCTGGTAGTACCCAAGTAAGTATTGATAATGATATTGAATGGAAAAGAATGATCGATATTACTATTGCGCCCAATCCGGACCTTTCGGAAGGTGCAAAGAGAGTCATCGAATTGGATTATGGGATGATTGACGGCAAGCTCACGATTGCTTGTAGGCAGGCGATGGGCTACTACCTCCTGACCCGACTTGGGCTGAGAGATGATGATTTTCGTACTGGTAAAGTACAGCAAGTCATACTTGTTAATAGGTTCGAGTTGGCTAAATATCTACCAGGCCTGATTCGCGCTTGA
- a CDS encoding YifB family Mg chelatase-like AAA ATPase: MSLALVHSRARAGVLAPPVRVEVHLSGGLPATQIVGLPEAAVRESRDRVRAAMLCAQYEFPARRITVNLAPADLPKEGGRFDLPIALGILAAAGQLDPQALSHYEFLGELALTGELRPVDGVLPAALAAAQAGRTLIVPAGNGPEAALAQHVQAFTARTLLEVCALLNGTKTLPAAAALPAAATPFPDLSDVRGQAQARRALEIAAAGHHHLLLIGSPGCGKTLLASRLPGILPEASEAEALEAAAIASVSGRGLDPARWRQRPYRAPHHTASAVSLVGGGTHPRPGEISLAHRGVLFLDELPEWNRHALEVLREPLESGTVTVSRAARSAEFPARFQLVAAMNPCPCGWAGDASGRCRCSDDGIRRYRARISGPLLDRIDLHVDVPRLPPQALRADAAPGESSAAVRARVEQARQRQLARAGCPNGQLGHGETLRDCRLQPRDEALLEHAIDRLRLSARSLHRILRVARTIADLDGSDAIATAHLTEAIGYRQLDRGEPAAPGLEPLAHAIDAL, encoded by the coding sequence ATGAGCCTGGCGCTGGTGCACAGCCGTGCCCGCGCGGGGGTGCTTGCGCCTCCGGTTCGGGTCGAGGTCCATCTGTCCGGCGGGCTGCCGGCGACGCAGATCGTCGGCCTGCCCGAAGCCGCGGTACGCGAATCGCGCGACCGGGTGCGTGCCGCCATGCTGTGCGCGCAATACGAATTCCCGGCACGGCGCATCACCGTCAACCTGGCCCCGGCCGACCTGCCCAAGGAAGGCGGGCGCTTCGACCTGCCGATCGCATTGGGCATCCTCGCCGCCGCCGGGCAGCTCGACCCGCAGGCGCTGAGCCACTACGAATTCCTCGGCGAACTGGCCCTGACCGGCGAACTGCGCCCCGTGGACGGCGTGCTGCCGGCGGCGCTGGCCGCCGCGCAGGCCGGACGCACCCTGATCGTGCCCGCCGGCAACGGCCCCGAGGCGGCGCTGGCGCAGCACGTGCAGGCATTCACCGCACGCACCCTGCTCGAGGTCTGCGCGCTGTTGAACGGCACCAAGACCTTGCCGGCCGCCGCCGCCCTGCCGGCCGCGGCCACGCCGTTTCCCGACCTGAGCGACGTGCGCGGGCAGGCGCAGGCGCGGCGCGCGCTGGAGATCGCCGCCGCCGGCCACCACCACCTGCTGCTGATCGGCAGTCCGGGCTGCGGCAAGACCCTGCTGGCCTCGCGCCTGCCGGGGATCCTGCCCGAGGCCAGCGAGGCCGAGGCGCTGGAAGCGGCGGCGATCGCCTCGGTCAGCGGCCGCGGCCTGGACCCGGCACGCTGGCGGCAGCGCCCCTACCGCGCGCCGCATCACACCGCCAGCGCGGTGTCGCTGGTCGGCGGCGGCACCCATCCACGCCCGGGCGAGATCTCGCTGGCGCATCGCGGCGTGCTGTTCCTGGACGAACTGCCCGAATGGAACCGGCACGCGCTGGAAGTGCTGCGCGAGCCGCTGGAATCGGGCACGGTCACGGTGTCGCGGGCCGCGCGCAGCGCCGAGTTCCCGGCCCGCTTCCAACTGGTCGCGGCGATGAACCCCTGCCCCTGCGGCTGGGCCGGCGATGCCAGCGGCCGCTGCCGCTGCAGCGACGATGGCATCCGCCGCTACCGCGCGCGCATCTCCGGCCCCTTGCTGGATCGCATCGACCTGCATGTGGACGTGCCGCGGCTGCCACCGCAGGCGCTGCGCGCCGATGCCGCGCCCGGCGAAAGCAGCGCCGCGGTGCGCGCCCGCGTGGAGCAGGCACGGCAACGCCAGCTGGCGCGCGCCGGCTGCCCCAACGGCCAGCTCGGCCACGGCGAAACCTTGCGCGACTGCCGCCTGCAGCCGCGCGACGAGGCTCTGCTGGAACACGCCATCGACCGCCTGCGGCTGTCGGCACGCTCGCTGCACCGCATCCTGCGCGTGGCGCGCACCATCGCCGACCTGGACGGCAGCGACGCGATCGCCACCGCGCACCTGACCGAGGCGATCGGCTACCGGCAACTGGACCGCGGCGAACCCGCAGCACCGGGGCTAGAGCCGCTAGCGCATGCAATAGACGCGCTCTAG
- the ubiK gene encoding ubiquinone biosynthesis accessory factor UbiK, with protein MIDLNHLDDLARRLSDLVPPGLRESRDELQSTFKSALQAGLGKLDLVTREEFDVQRAVLLRTREKLEALERSVAALEAARSGDAPPSAQA; from the coding sequence ATGATCGACCTCAACCACCTCGACGACCTCGCCCGCCGCCTCAGCGACCTGGTGCCGCCAGGCCTGCGCGAATCCCGCGACGAACTGCAGAGCACCTTCAAGAGCGCGCTGCAGGCCGGGCTGGGCAAGCTCGACCTGGTCACCCGCGAGGAATTCGACGTGCAGCGCGCGGTGCTGCTGCGCACCCGCGAGAAGCTGGAAGCGCTGGAACGCAGCGTCGCCGCGCTGGAAGCCGCGCGCAGCGGCGACGCGCCGCCCTCCGCGCAAGCCTGA
- a CDS encoding P-II family nitrogen regulator has translation MKMIMAVIKPFKLDDVREALAAQGVAGITVTEVKGFGRQKGHTELYRGAEYVVDFLPKVKLEVAVTEDQVERVLEAIVKAAGTGKIGDGKVFVYDLGTVVRIRTGELDADAL, from the coding sequence ATGAAGATGATCATGGCCGTGATCAAGCCGTTCAAGCTCGACGACGTGCGCGAAGCGCTCGCCGCGCAGGGCGTGGCCGGCATCACCGTCACCGAGGTCAAGGGTTTCGGCCGGCAGAAGGGCCACACCGAGCTGTACCGCGGCGCCGAGTACGTGGTCGATTTCCTGCCCAAGGTGAAGCTGGAAGTGGCGGTCACCGAGGACCAGGTCGAGCGCGTGCTGGAGGCCATCGTCAAGGCCGCCGGCACCGGCAAGATCGGCGACGGCAAGGTGTTCGTGTACGACCTGGGCACGGTGGTGCGGATCCGCACCGGCGAACTGGATGCGGACGCGCTGTAA
- the speE gene encoding polyamine aminopropyltransferase produces the protein MTANDNWYIEHFQPTGSAIGYRITGKLDEVQSPFQKIEIYDTTDWGKLMVIDGAVMLTTRDNFFYHEMISHPALFTHAAPKRVVIIGGGDCGTLREVLKHPGVESATQCDIDEQVTRMAEKYFPELCESNADPRAELLFDDGIAYMANCPAGSVDIVIVDSTDPVGPAEGLFNKAFYDSCFKALKDDGILVQQSESPLALLDLIKEMRTEMGKAGFASFHTVPFPQPCYPTGWWSVTLARKSGGFDFRQADAAAKPFATRYYSAHLHTGTQVLPPFVAEALGE, from the coding sequence ATGACCGCCAACGACAACTGGTACATCGAACACTTCCAGCCCACCGGCTCGGCCATCGGCTACCGCATCACCGGCAAGCTGGACGAGGTGCAGTCGCCGTTCCAGAAGATCGAGATCTACGACACCACCGACTGGGGCAAGTTGATGGTGATCGACGGCGCGGTGATGCTGACCACGCGCGACAATTTCTTCTACCACGAGATGATCAGCCACCCGGCGCTGTTCACCCACGCCGCGCCCAAGCGCGTGGTGATCATCGGCGGCGGCGACTGCGGCACCCTGCGCGAGGTGCTCAAGCACCCGGGCGTGGAAAGCGCCACCCAGTGCGACATCGACGAGCAGGTCACGCGCATGGCCGAGAAGTACTTCCCGGAACTGTGCGAGTCCAACGCCGATCCGCGCGCCGAGCTGCTGTTCGACGACGGCATCGCCTACATGGCCAACTGCCCGGCCGGCAGCGTGGACATCGTCATCGTCGACTCCACCGATCCGGTCGGCCCGGCCGAAGGCCTGTTCAACAAGGCGTTCTACGACAGCTGCTTCAAGGCGCTGAAGGACGACGGCATCCTGGTCCAGCAGTCCGAATCGCCGCTGGCGCTGCTGGACCTGATCAAGGAAATGCGCACCGAGATGGGCAAGGCCGGCTTCGCCAGCTTCCACACCGTGCCGTTCCCGCAGCCGTGCTACCCGACCGGCTGGTGGAGCGTGACCCTGGCGCGCAAGTCCGGCGGCTTCGACTTCCGCCAAGCCGACGCGGCTGCCAAGCCGTTCGCCACCCGCTACTACAGCGCGCACCTGCACACCGGCACCCAGGTGCTGCCGCCGTTCGTGGCCGAAGCCCTGGGCGAGTAA
- the speA gene encoding arginine decarboxylase: MSDWSLDQARKTYSIPHWADGYFDVDPAGRVVVRPQGADGVAIALPEVVDAARAAGAKLPMLVRFPDILGERLGKLQAAFAQAQADWDYAGGYTAVYPIKVNQHRGVAGTLASHQGEGFGLEAGSKPELMAVLALSRPGGLIVCNGYKDREYIRLALIGRKLGLQTFIVIEKPSELKLVLEEARALDVKPGLGVRMRLASLGAGKWQNSGGDKAKFGLSPRQVLDLWKTLRDTEYAESLNLLHFHMGSQISNVRDIANGMREATRYFVELSKLGAKISHVDVGGGLGIDYEGTRSRSYCSINYGLHSYASNIVQPLANACEEHGLAPPRIVTECGRAMTAHHAVLIANVSEVEQAPEGRVPDAHADEPAAIRHLREIHDELDVRPAVELFQEAQHFHAEGLSSYALGQIDLPQRARIDDLFYAIAHGVRARLSHEEKSHRPVLDELNERLVDKYFVNFSVFESIPDVWAIDQVFPIVPIERLNEAPARRGVICDMTCDSDGMVKTYVENESLDSSLPLHELRTGESYRIGFFLVGAYQEILGDIHNLFGDTDAIEVSADGDGYRIAQQRRGDTTDVMLDYVGYALADLRAAYAERVAAAQLPAEQAQALSAALEAGLTGYTYLSDEPLG; encoded by the coding sequence ATGAGCGACTGGTCCCTCGACCAAGCCCGCAAGACCTATTCGATCCCGCACTGGGCCGATGGGTATTTCGACGTGGATCCGGCCGGCCGGGTGGTGGTGCGGCCGCAGGGCGCCGACGGCGTGGCGATCGCGCTGCCGGAAGTGGTGGACGCGGCGCGCGCGGCCGGCGCCAAGCTGCCGATGCTGGTGCGCTTCCCGGACATCCTCGGCGAGCGCCTGGGCAAGCTGCAGGCCGCCTTCGCCCAGGCCCAGGCCGATTGGGACTACGCCGGCGGCTACACCGCGGTGTACCCGATCAAGGTCAACCAGCACCGCGGCGTGGCCGGTACCCTGGCCAGCCACCAGGGCGAGGGCTTCGGCCTGGAAGCGGGCAGCAAGCCGGAACTGATGGCGGTGCTGGCGCTGTCGCGGCCGGGCGGGCTGATCGTGTGCAACGGCTACAAGGATCGCGAGTACATCCGCCTGGCGCTGATCGGGCGCAAGCTGGGGCTGCAGACCTTCATCGTCATCGAGAAGCCGTCGGAGCTGAAGCTGGTGCTGGAGGAGGCGCGCGCGCTGGACGTGAAGCCGGGCCTGGGCGTGCGCATGCGCCTGGCCTCGCTGGGCGCGGGCAAGTGGCAGAACAGCGGCGGCGACAAGGCCAAGTTCGGGCTGTCGCCGCGGCAGGTGCTGGACCTGTGGAAGACGCTGCGCGACACCGAGTACGCCGAGTCGCTGAACCTGCTGCATTTCCACATGGGCTCGCAGATCTCCAACGTGCGCGACATCGCCAACGGCATGCGCGAGGCCACGCGCTACTTCGTCGAGCTGTCCAAGCTGGGCGCGAAGATCAGCCACGTCGACGTCGGCGGCGGCCTGGGCATCGACTACGAAGGCACCCGTTCGCGCAGCTACTGCTCGATCAACTACGGCCTGCATTCCTACGCCAGCAACATCGTGCAGCCGCTGGCCAACGCCTGCGAGGAGCACGGCCTGGCGCCGCCGCGCATCGTCACCGAGTGCGGCCGCGCGATGACCGCGCACCATGCGGTGCTGATCGCCAACGTCTCGGAAGTGGAGCAGGCGCCGGAAGGGCGCGTGCCCGACGCGCACGCCGACGAGCCGGCGGCGATCCGCCACCTGCGCGAGATCCACGACGAACTGGACGTGCGTCCGGCGGTGGAACTGTTCCAGGAAGCGCAGCATTTCCATGCCGAAGGCCTGTCCAGCTACGCGCTGGGCCAGATCGACCTGCCGCAGCGCGCGCGCATCGACGACCTGTTCTATGCGATCGCGCACGGCGTGCGCGCGCGCCTGAGCCACGAGGAGAAGAGCCACCGCCCGGTGCTGGACGAGCTCAACGAACGGCTGGTGGACAAGTACTTCGTCAACTTCAGCGTGTTCGAATCGATTCCCGACGTGTGGGCGATCGACCAGGTGTTCCCGATCGTGCCGATCGAGCGCCTGAACGAGGCGCCGGCGCGGCGCGGCGTGATCTGCGACATGACCTGCGACTCCGACGGCATGGTCAAGACCTACGTCGAGAACGAGAGCCTGGACAGCTCGCTGCCGCTGCACGAACTGCGCACGGGCGAAAGCTACCGGATCGGCTTCTTCCTGGTCGGCGCCTACCAGGAGATCCTCGGCGACATCCACAACCTGTTCGGCGACACCGACGCGATCGAGGTCAGCGCCGACGGCGACGGCTACCGCATCGCCCAGCAGCGCCGCGGCGACACCACCGACGTGATGCTGGACTACGTGGGCTATGCGCTGGCCGACCTGCGCGCGGCCTACGCCGAGCGCGTGGCCGCCGCGCAGCTGCCGGCCGAGCAGGCGCAGGCCCTGTCGGCGGCGCTGGAGGCGGGGCTGACCGGCTACACCTACCTGTCGGACGAACCGCTGGGCTGA
- a CDS encoding acyltransferase family protein translates to MRYPGLDLLRALAIVWVMLFHSFVVGGLGPDWAWLSRYGWMGVDLFFVLSGFLIGGQVLAPLARGAPLRYGDFYLRRAFRILPAFAAVLALYLAWPGFREAPGIAPWWMFASFTLNLGIDYANQQAFSHAWSLCVEEHFYLVFPLLAALSLRRPSAPRFVALCLAAVLAGIALRTATWLHDSALDRIGDGLQRNWFIEDIYYPTWNRLDGLLAGVVLAVLKVFRPQYWQWLQRRANAAMLAGLAVCALAMWLFRERTGLLGNAIGWPVLSLGLALLVCAGASLHGVLGRRAVPGAGWLAAVSYSLYLTHKAVFHLTQSWFGSALDGRGPLAFCAYAGMALLAAALLHYAVERPFLHLRERLRGKPTEVPVAA, encoded by the coding sequence ATGCGCTACCCCGGACTGGATTTGCTGCGCGCCCTCGCGATCGTGTGGGTGATGCTGTTCCACTCGTTCGTGGTCGGCGGCCTGGGCCCGGACTGGGCCTGGCTGTCGCGCTACGGCTGGATGGGCGTGGACCTGTTCTTCGTGCTCAGCGGTTTCCTGATCGGCGGCCAGGTGCTGGCGCCGCTGGCGCGCGGCGCGCCGCTGCGCTACGGCGATTTCTACCTGCGCCGCGCGTTCCGCATCCTGCCGGCCTTCGCCGCGGTGCTGGCGCTGTACCTGGCCTGGCCCGGATTCCGCGAAGCGCCGGGCATCGCGCCGTGGTGGATGTTCGCCAGCTTCACCTTGAACCTGGGCATCGACTACGCCAACCAGCAGGCGTTCTCGCATGCCTGGTCGCTGTGCGTGGAGGAGCATTTCTACCTGGTGTTCCCGCTGCTGGCGGCGCTGTCGCTGCGGCGGCCGTCGGCGCCGCGCTTCGTCGCGCTGTGCCTTGCCGCGGTGCTGGCCGGCATCGCGCTGCGCACGGCGACCTGGCTGCACGACAGCGCGCTCGACCGCATCGGCGACGGGCTGCAGCGCAACTGGTTCATCGAGGACATCTACTACCCGACCTGGAACCGGCTCGACGGGTTGCTGGCCGGCGTGGTGCTGGCCGTGCTCAAGGTGTTCCGGCCGCAGTATTGGCAGTGGCTGCAGCGCCGGGCCAACGCGGCGATGCTGGCCGGGTTGGCGGTGTGCGCGCTGGCGATGTGGCTGTTCCGCGAGCGCACCGGCCTGCTCGGCAATGCGATCGGCTGGCCGGTGTTGTCGCTGGGGCTGGCACTGCTGGTCTGCGCCGGCGCGTCGTTGCATGGCGTGCTGGGCCGGCGTGCCGTGCCGGGCGCCGGGTGGCTGGCGGCGGTCTCGTACAGCCTGTACCTGACCCACAAGGCCGTGTTCCATCTCACCCAGAGCTGGTTCGGCAGCGCGCTGGACGGGCGCGGGCCGCTCGCGTTCTGTGCCTATGCGGGCATGGCGCTGCTGGCCGCCGCGCTGCTGCACTACGCGGTGGAACGGCCGTTCCTGCACCTGCGCGAGCGCCTGCGGGGCAAGCCGACAGAGGTGCCGGTGGCGGCATAG
- a CDS encoding LysR substrate-binding domain-containing protein, translated as MRRVTFDLDALRSFVAGVELGSFAKAADRQGRSTSAISAQLKKLEDQAGQALLRRNGRGLALTEAGEVLLAYARRLLDLNDETAAALHGPALQGWVRLGLQEDFGEHMLPDVLGRFARAHPKVRIEARIARHQELLARVEMGQLDLALIWDAGTATAHRQPQAAWPMRWIAAADAPPPAPSDWDGETPLPLVMLDAPCLLRTAATTALDRAGIPWRIAFTSASLGGVWAAVRAGLGLTLRTPAGLPQALALLPPGAGGLPTLPALGLNLHRAEAAPAPAVARLAEILQQRLHDARMAHADPG; from the coding sequence ATGCGCCGCGTCACCTTCGACCTCGATGCGCTGCGCAGCTTCGTCGCCGGCGTCGAACTGGGCAGCTTCGCCAAGGCGGCGGATCGGCAAGGACGGTCCACGTCCGCGATCAGCGCGCAGCTGAAGAAGCTGGAGGACCAGGCCGGCCAGGCGCTGCTGCGCCGCAATGGCCGCGGGCTGGCGCTGACCGAGGCCGGCGAGGTGTTGCTGGCCTATGCACGGCGCCTGCTGGACCTCAACGACGAGACCGCCGCGGCGCTGCACGGCCCCGCCCTGCAAGGCTGGGTCCGGCTCGGGCTGCAGGAGGATTTCGGCGAACACATGTTGCCCGACGTGCTGGGGCGCTTTGCCCGCGCCCATCCCAAGGTGCGCATCGAAGCGCGCATCGCGCGCCATCAGGAACTGCTGGCCCGGGTCGAAATGGGTCAGCTGGACCTGGCGCTGATCTGGGACGCGGGCACGGCGACGGCGCATCGCCAGCCGCAGGCCGCCTGGCCGATGCGCTGGATCGCGGCGGCGGACGCCCCGCCGCCGGCCCCGAGCGACTGGGACGGCGAGACGCCGTTGCCGCTGGTGATGCTGGACGCGCCGTGCCTGCTGCGCACCGCGGCGACCACGGCGCTGGACCGGGCCGGCATCCCGTGGCGCATCGCCTTCACCAGCGCGAGCCTCGGCGGCGTCTGGGCCGCGGTCCGTGCCGGCCTGGGACTGACCTTGCGCACGCCGGCCGGCCTTCCCCAAGCGCTTGCGCTGCTGCCCCCAGGTGCCGGCGGCCTGCCGACGCTGCCGGCGTTGGGCTTGAACCTGCATCGCGCCGAGGCAGCGCCAGCGCCGGCGGTGGCGCGCCTGGCGGAGATCCTGCAGCAGCGCCTGCACGACGCGCGCATGGCGCACGCCGATCCGGGGTGA
- a CDS encoding carboxymuconolactone decarboxylase family protein: MSDLPTPSQALFGDIAPKFAQLTDEVLFADLWQRPALSPRERSLVTVAALVALYRPQQLPFHLCRALDNGLHRDELAEAITHLAFYAGWPCAASALPLLRAATASAAPAA; this comes from the coding sequence ATGTCCGATCTGCCCACGCCCAGCCAGGCCCTGTTCGGCGACATCGCGCCGAAATTCGCGCAACTGACCGACGAGGTGCTGTTCGCCGACCTGTGGCAGCGCCCCGCGCTGTCGCCGCGCGAGCGCAGCCTGGTCACCGTGGCGGCGCTGGTCGCGCTGTACCGGCCGCAGCAGTTGCCGTTCCACTTGTGCCGCGCGCTGGACAACGGCCTGCACCGCGACGAACTGGCCGAAGCGATCACCCATCTGGCGTTCTACGCCGGCTGGCCGTGCGCCGCCTCGGCGTTGCCGCTGCTGCGTGCCGCGACCGCGTCGGCGGCGCCGGCCGCCTGA
- a CDS encoding tautomerase family protein — translation MPYARISLHRGATPDYLRALSAGVYQAMHEAFEVPAGDCFQIIHQHDPGELVFDRHYLGGPRSDAFVLIAITAGRPRSEACKRAFYRRLVELLAIAPGIAPEDVMVNIVTTAAQDWSFGGGRAGIAATESGA, via the coding sequence ATGCCCTACGCCCGCATCTCGCTGCATCGCGGCGCCACGCCCGACTATCTGCGCGCCCTGTCCGCCGGCGTCTACCAGGCCATGCACGAGGCCTTCGAGGTGCCCGCCGGCGATTGCTTCCAGATCATCCACCAGCACGATCCGGGAGAACTGGTGTTCGACCGCCACTACCTGGGCGGACCGCGCTCGGACGCCTTCGTGCTGATCGCCATCACCGCCGGGCGTCCGCGCAGCGAGGCCTGCAAGCGCGCGTTCTACCGGCGGCTGGTGGAACTGCTGGCGATCGCGCCGGGCATCGCGCCGGAAGACGTGATGGTGAACATCGTCACCACCGCGGCGCAGGACTGGTCCTTTGGCGGCGGCCGCGCCGGGATCGCGGCAACGGAGTCCGGCGCATGA
- a CDS encoding DUF4865 family protein produces MIAMQYSIVLPADYDMAIIRRRIADKGPLLDGLPGLVFKAYLSADRRDPSLSSRSNLYAPFYLWRDAEAMHAFLAGAAFGALSESFGWPAVQLWTVCEARLTADLRGARYARRESVALSDAVALEALGEREAERARGDLAAGALAAVSAYEPHGWNLLRLRLWRDPPPPSSDAGQAYTVGHVSAPASGG; encoded by the coding sequence ATGATCGCCATGCAGTACAGCATCGTGCTGCCGGCCGACTACGACATGGCCATCATCCGGCGCCGCATCGCCGACAAGGGACCGTTGCTGGATGGCCTGCCGGGCCTGGTGTTCAAGGCCTACCTCAGCGCCGACCGGCGCGATCCGTCGCTGTCCAGCCGCAGCAACCTGTATGCGCCGTTCTATCTGTGGCGCGATGCCGAGGCGATGCATGCCTTCCTCGCCGGCGCCGCGTTCGGCGCGCTGAGCGAGTCGTTCGGATGGCCTGCGGTGCAGCTGTGGACGGTATGCGAGGCGCGCCTGACCGCGGACCTGCGTGGCGCCCGCTACGCCCGGCGCGAGAGCGTCGCGCTATCCGACGCGGTTGCGCTCGAAGCGCTAGGCGAGCGCGAGGCCGAGCGTGCGCGCGGCGATCTTGCCGCAGGTGCGCTCGCCGCGGTGAGCGCCTATGAGCCGCATGGCTGGAATCTGCTGCGCCTGCGGCTCTGGCGCGATCCGCCGCCGCCGTCGTCCGACGCCGGCCAGGCCTACACCGTGGGCCATGTGTCCGCACCGGCGAGTGGCGGCTGA